Proteins co-encoded in one Methanosarcinales archaeon Met12 genomic window:
- a CDS encoding carbon monoxide dehydrogenase beta subunit family protein: MASAICSQKDYKVVPGPEAYLSPAAASMGIVLPEKGQGLIEGQIVSEKVAMEAIAKKLLGAKNPTFFPGPNVLWAVSEKAVAKAVALQEMVKAVPGMKIIPMPDYRPKYPMINPEVEINPNHPNLTIWHNEIDVCVFAGVHCHYANLALKIIRGGTDCYTIALCANPGHEDAMISLRDVHVEDIRRLTKVIERLREGSK, encoded by the coding sequence ATGGCATCAGCAATATGTTCGCAAAAAGATTATAAGGTCGTCCCCGGTCCCGAGGCATACCTCTCGCCAGCGGCCGCATCGATGGGCATAGTGCTTCCTGAAAAAGGGCAGGGATTGATTGAGGGACAGATCGTGTCCGAGAAGGTGGCGATGGAGGCAATTGCCAAAAAATTACTGGGCGCCAAAAATCCTACGTTTTTCCCTGGGCCAAATGTGTTGTGGGCAGTGTCAGAAAAGGCGGTAGCCAAGGCAGTCGCACTGCAGGAGATGGTAAAAGCGGTGCCAGGCATGAAAATCATACCGATGCCAGATTACAGACCTAAGTATCCGATGATCAATCCAGAGGTGGAGATCAATCCCAATCACCCCAACTTGACGATATGGCACAACGAGATAGATGTATGCGTTTTTGCCGGGGTTCACTGCCATTATGCAAACCTGGCTTTGAAGATCATCAGGGGCGGAACCGATTGTTATACGATAGCGCTATGTGCCAATCCAGGCCACGAGGATGCGATGATATCTCTTAGAGATGTCCATGTCGAGGATATACGAAGGTTGACGAAGGTCATTGAAAGACTTAGAGAGGGGTCGAAATGA
- a CDS encoding thiamine pyrophosphate-dependent enzyme produces the protein MIPKISPGFEDVLPVEYRELVQDGSYGRNLRIKDLGTFKESIEEHPLCAGCALSLSIRLIVASLPCPEDTIVVGTTGCNSILMPQLAIHNIHSLFGNQNAVASGLKRALKIRYPDKHKDVVVVAGDGGTADIGLSMTMHSWFRRENITTIMLDNEGYSNTGGQESSMTREGVVLYMAPLGKKYPKTRMFEIARESGCAYVAAVSPASPRRLEKMVRRAILVARAIGPTYVQIYCPCATNYKFSPSETLKRTKDDEQIREYMSSDAKELIERLGE, from the coding sequence ATGATACCTAAAATATCTCCTGGTTTCGAGGATGTATTGCCCGTAGAGTATCGGGAGCTCGTTCAGGATGGTTCCTATGGACGAAATCTGAGAATAAAAGACCTGGGCACTTTTAAAGAATCAATAGAGGAGCATCCATTATGCGCTGGATGCGCTCTTAGTTTATCGATAAGGTTGATCGTTGCATCGCTTCCATGTCCAGAAGACACCATTGTAGTCGGGACCACTGGATGCAACAGCATACTCATGCCGCAGTTGGCCATCCATAATATACACTCACTTTTTGGAAATCAAAATGCAGTGGCATCTGGTTTGAAGAGGGCGCTGAAGATAAGGTATCCAGATAAGCACAAAGATGTGGTAGTGGTAGCAGGAGACGGTGGCACGGCCGATATTGGGCTCTCCATGACGATGCACTCCTGGTTTAGAAGGGAGAATATCACGACGATAATGTTGGACAACGAGGGCTACTCCAACACGGGCGGACAAGAGAGTAGTATGACGCGTGAGGGTGTTGTATTGTATATGGCCCCGCTTGGGAAGAAATATCCAAAAACGCGAATGTTCGAGATTGCCAGGGAGTCCGGCTGCGCATATGTTGCTGCTGTGAGTCCTGCCAGCCCAAGGCGTCTGGAAAAGATGGTGAGAAGGGCAATACTCGTGGCAAGGGCTATAGGACCAACGTATGTTCAGATATATTGTCCCTGTGCGACCAACTATAAGTTCAGTCCATCGGAGACGTTAAAGAGGACTAAA
- a CDS encoding calcium-transporting P-type ATPase, PMR1-type — protein sequence MEKDKQPYSLTIEGVLTNLGSSLHGLSHEEARQRLEKFGHNELVKKKGEFPLLLLLAQFTNFLVIILIIAAAVSAFLGKEVEFITIMAIVIMAGVLGFVQEYRAEKALEALRRLAAPIAKVLRGGKEEDIPASELVPGDIVLLRTGDKIPADGRIAEAINLKTDEASLTGESVPVEKTGNPIEKEKVATGDQKNMAFFGTIATYGRGKFVVTATGMQTEFGKIADMLQEVEEKKTPLQVNMDRISKSIGIVALILCGVIAIFGVLRGYPILEMFVWGVALAVAVIPEALPAVVTISLALGVRRMVKKHALIRKLSSVETLGCVTYICSDKTGTLTRNEMTVRRLWANNKFIDVSGSGYIPEGEFFANGKTYPHNDPHLQSLLRIGALCNDAELVFKEQEGIWNIKGDPTEGALTVAAAKAGLKQFELNNYYKRDDEVPFTSERKRMTTIHSTPDSERLAYSKGAPEVILSTCKYIYSDGLKERALTQEDREAILNAAHEMASQALRVVGMSYQVIEPGMTYPKENIEQDMVFAGLAGMIDPPREEVKEAVKVCEEAGIKPLMITGDHKITAMAIGKELGILRIGEAVSGIDLDSMSDEEFEKRVETIEIYARVSPEHKIRIVKALQKNGHIAAMTGDGVNDAPALKQADIGVAMGITGTDVSKEASHMILLDDNFTSIVSAVEEGRTIFANIRKYLVYLLTGNTGSVFGMVAALFAGLPLPLSAVQILFINLLMDGAPAVALSVEPPEPGVMKKPPRNPKESIFNRHALAFIPLMGIWIALCAFGLFIYNLQGDNLEEAMTVFFAVIISMRLMNALNCKSADTSLFKLGIFSNKWLILAMASSFLLMLAAIYVPTLRVAFGTVPLTSSDWLMIAAAAFSVIIVDEIRKVVRAK from the coding sequence ATGGAAAAAGACAAGCAACCTTATAGTCTGACAATAGAAGGTGTGTTGACCAATCTGGGTTCAAGCCTTCATGGGTTAAGCCATGAAGAGGCGAGACAGCGATTAGAAAAATTCGGCCACAATGAACTCGTTAAAAAGAAAGGGGAATTCCCTCTTCTTCTGCTCCTTGCCCAATTTACAAACTTCCTCGTAATAATCCTTATTATAGCGGCTGCGGTCTCTGCATTTCTCGGTAAGGAGGTGGAGTTTATCACAATAATGGCAATAGTCATTATGGCAGGTGTCCTCGGCTTTGTTCAGGAATACAGGGCAGAAAAGGCATTAGAGGCATTAAGGCGACTGGCCGCACCCATTGCAAAGGTCTTAAGAGGAGGCAAAGAAGAGGATATACCAGCGAGTGAGCTTGTGCCAGGGGACATTGTTCTCCTCAGGACAGGTGATAAGATACCTGCTGATGGCCGTATTGCTGAGGCAATAAACCTGAAGACAGATGAAGCATCCTTAACAGGCGAATCTGTCCCTGTTGAAAAGACCGGAAATCCAATAGAAAAGGAAAAGGTGGCAACCGGGGACCAGAAAAATATGGCATTTTTCGGCACGATAGCCACTTATGGCAGGGGCAAATTTGTTGTAACCGCAACAGGAATGCAGACAGAGTTCGGCAAGATAGCAGATATGCTCCAGGAGGTAGAAGAAAAGAAAACACCTCTTCAGGTCAACATGGACCGGATAAGCAAATCTATTGGTATCGTTGCCTTAATACTCTGTGGAGTTATCGCCATATTTGGCGTCCTCAGGGGATACCCCATATTGGAGATGTTTGTTTGGGGTGTCGCATTAGCTGTTGCCGTAATTCCTGAGGCATTGCCGGCAGTGGTCACCATAAGCCTTGCACTCGGCGTTAGAAGGATGGTTAAAAAGCACGCCCTCATAAGAAAACTTTCCTCTGTGGAAACGCTGGGATGTGTGACATATATCTGTTCAGATAAGACAGGCACTCTTACCAGAAATGAGATGACGGTGCGCAGGCTCTGGGCTAATAACAAATTTATTGATGTCTCAGGGAGCGGCTACATACCAGAAGGAGAATTTTTTGCTAATGGGAAGACTTACCCGCATAATGACCCCCATCTTCAGTCCCTTTTAAGAATTGGCGCTCTGTGCAATGACGCTGAACTTGTATTCAAAGAGCAAGAAGGTATCTGGAATATCAAAGGCGACCCTACAGAAGGCGCACTTACCGTTGCAGCAGCAAAAGCAGGCTTAAAACAGTTTGAACTTAACAACTATTACAAGCGGGATGACGAGGTGCCATTTACATCAGAACGAAAAAGGATGACGACCATCCATTCCACACCTGACAGTGAGAGACTTGCCTATAGTAAGGGAGCGCCTGAAGTAATCCTGAGCACATGCAAGTATATATATTCTGATGGACTTAAGGAGCGAGCCCTTACCCAAGAAGACAGGGAGGCAATCCTGAATGCAGCCCATGAGATGGCCTCTCAGGCATTGAGAGTAGTTGGCATGTCCTATCAGGTCATTGAGCCGGGAATGACCTATCCCAAGGAAAACATAGAACAGGATATGGTCTTCGCCGGCTTAGCCGGGATGATAGACCCTCCGAGAGAGGAGGTAAAAGAGGCTGTAAAGGTATGTGAAGAGGCAGGGATAAAACCTCTTATGATTACAGGTGACCATAAGATTACAGCCATGGCAATTGGAAAGGAGCTGGGCATCCTCAGGATTGGCGAGGCAGTGAGCGGCATTGACCTTGACAGCATGTCGGATGAGGAATTTGAAAAGAGAGTGGAGACAATAGAGATATACGCCAGGGTCTCTCCTGAACACAAAATCAGGATAGTTAAGGCGCTTCAGAAAAACGGCCATATCGCTGCAATGACAGGTGATGGAGTCAATGATGCACCGGCATTAAAGCAGGCTGATATCGGAGTAGCAATGGGCATTACAGGAACCGATGTCTCAAAGGAGGCATCGCATATGATACTCCTTGATGACAATTTCACATCCATAGTCTCTGCAGTAGAAGAGGGAAGAACTATATTTGCAAATATCAGAAAATACCTCGTATATCTCCTTACAGGCAATACGGGTTCGGTATTCGGCATGGTGGCAGCGCTCTTTGCTGGACTGCCTCTGCCCCTTTCTGCTGTCCAGATACTCTTTATTAATCTCCTCATGGACGGTGCGCCTGCAGTAGCCTTAAGTGTTGAGCCGCCAGAGCCCGGGGTTATGAAAAAACCTCCCCGTAATCCCAAAGAAAGCATCTTTAACCGTCATGCACTCGCATTTATTCCATTAATGGGAATATGGATCGCTTTATGTGCGTTCGGACTTTTTATTTATAACCTCCAAGGCGATAATCTCGAAGAGGCAATGACGGTATTTTTTGCAGTAATCATCTCCATGAGGCTTATGAATGCCCTGAACTGCAAATCTGCTGATACATCCCTTTTTAAGCTGGGGATATTCTCTAACAAGTGGTTGATCCTTGCCATGGCGAGTTCATTCCTCCTGATGCTGGCGGCAATATATGTGCCGACCCTCAGGGTGGCATTCGGGACAGTTCCCTTAACATCCTCTGACTGGTTGATGATTGCAGCAGCGGCTTTCTCGGTCATCATTGTTGACGAGATACGCAAGGTTGTAAGGGCTAAATGA
- the purE gene encoding 5-(carboxyamino)imidazole ribonucleotide mutase: MEKLVGIIMGSDSDLPVMRAAAEVLDDFGIKYELTIVSAHRTPDRMFEYASTAEKKGIEVIIAGAGGAAHLPGMVASISPLPVIGVPIETSALKGADSLYSIVQMPAGVPVATVAINNAKNAGILAAQILGVKHPGIRKKVKLYKEKLREEVEEKARKLEAGR; the protein is encoded by the coding sequence ATGGAAAAATTAGTAGGAATCATCATGGGCAGCGACTCTGATTTGCCGGTGATGAGGGCAGCGGCAGAGGTATTAGATGATTTCGGCATAAAATATGAGCTCACGATAGTATCAGCGCACAGAACTCCAGATAGGATGTTTGAATACGCATCTACGGCGGAAAAAAAAGGAATAGAGGTCATAATCGCCGGGGCTGGCGGAGCCGCTCACCTGCCGGGCATGGTGGCATCCATAAGCCCATTGCCTGTAATCGGCGTGCCCATCGAAACGTCTGCTCTAAAGGGAGCGGATTCCCTCTATTCTATCGTGCAGATGCCGGCCGGGGTGCCGGTTGCCACCGTGGCGATAAACAATGCAAAAAATGCAGGCATCCTTGCAGCGCAGATTCTCGGGGTAAAGCATCCTGGAATCAGGAAAAAGGTTAAATTGTATAAAGAAAAATTGAGGGAAGAAGTAGAAGAGAAAGCAAGGAAGTTAGAGGCAGGGCGATAA
- a CDS encoding transketolase C-terminal domain-containing protein, translated as MKERKVVDPEYLLKEAPREKKFLIGNEAVAEAVKRANVDIGVSYPITPQSEAMHLVGDIYAEGYLKDYYRAEHELGAMAAVAGAAMGGARTFTATSGPGTLRAFEMFPCWAGARLPIVCAFMCRGVNSPLTIQPDNIEIGWLMDTGMLIFHAENPQEFFDMLLQAYVIAEQPDVHIPVGVCADGFFVTHTREIVEVTPEDEMLPPYDPSKSPCPTMDMETPPIRQIRDPFVMKSNYISYNAHASWQQEVRAAAERSRKHIAKYLGSSIEVTNPDAEILLMASGTAAAQARVAVERAQKDGIDAGLVKVKVIRPFPDKEIRELTENPKAILVPEHNIVGWLAREVMSRTDYTKVCGGPRVFGGMTMPPEVILSEIKNLARVI; from the coding sequence ATGAAGGAAAGAAAGGTGGTGGACCCCGAATACCTGCTCAAAGAAGCTCCGCGTGAAAAGAAATTTTTGATTGGAAACGAGGCAGTTGCCGAGGCGGTGAAGCGGGCAAATGTCGACATAGGAGTTTCATATCCCATTACGCCGCAGAGCGAGGCCATGCATTTAGTAGGAGATATTTATGCAGAGGGGTATCTGAAGGATTATTATCGGGCTGAACACGAACTTGGCGCAATGGCTGCTGTAGCGGGTGCAGCAATGGGTGGCGCTAGAACTTTCACTGCTACATCTGGACCTGGCACATTGAGGGCATTTGAGATGTTTCCCTGCTGGGCGGGTGCGAGATTGCCCATTGTATGTGCATTTATGTGCAGGGGCGTGAATTCCCCACTGACCATTCAGCCAGATAACATTGAGATTGGGTGGCTGATGGACACGGGAATGCTGATATTTCATGCCGAGAACCCCCAGGAATTCTTTGATATGCTTCTTCAGGCATATGTCATAGCCGAACAACCCGATGTGCACATACCAGTTGGCGTGTGTGCAGACGGCTTCTTTGTCACGCATACAAGGGAAATTGTTGAGGTAACGCCAGAAGACGAGATGCTGCCCCCCTATGACCCATCTAAATCCCCCTGCCCTACGATGGACATGGAGACGCCGCCGATAAGGCAGATAAGAGACCCGTTCGTCATGAAAAGCAATTACATAAGCTATAATGCCCATGCCAGCTGGCAGCAAGAGGTCCGTGCTGCGGCAGAACGCTCCCGAAAGCATATTGCAAAATATCTGGGAAGTTCCATCGAAGTTACCAATCCAGATGCAGAGATACTGTTGATGGCGTCAGGCACCGCGGCTGCGCAGGCGAGAGTGGCAGTGGAGCGGGCACAGAAGGACGGCATCGATGCCGGGCTGGTGAAGGTCAAGGTAATAAGGCCATTTCCAGATAAGGAAATTCGGGAACTGACAGAAAATCCGAAGGCAATCTTGGTCCCAGAGCACAATATCGTTGGGTGGCTGGCGAGGGAGGTCATGTCGAGAACAGATTACACAAAAGTCTGTGGAGGTCCAAGAGTATTTGGCGGCATGACTATGCCTCCTGAAGTCATACTAAGTGAAATAAAAAATCTCGCGAGAGTGATATGA
- a CDS encoding sodium-dependent bicarbonate transport family permease, with the protein MEILLEFFNRFIAQVQSPTLAFLIAGMVIAAFNSKLRIPDAIYQFCVFMLLMRIGLKGGMAIRDANIVEMLLPAVFSAILGIGIVLLGSITFARLPGIKKDDAFATLGLFGAVSGSTLAAGLMMLEGAGVFYEAWVPALYPFMDIPALVTAIVLANLYMSKEKGGAGAKVAIWPIIKDCLQGAALTVLIMGVVLGLITKPEKVFEGFFDPLFRGFLSVLMLILGIEAYKHLKDLAKVAHWYVAYAFVGPIVHGLMGFGLGYVAHLLVGLSPGGVIMLAVIAASNSDISGPPTIRAGIPTANPSAYIGTSTGLGTPVAIAVCIPLFLALGQMVFGF; encoded by the coding sequence ATGGAAATATTGTTGGAGTTTTTCAATAGGTTCATTGCCCAAGTACAATCACCCACGTTGGCCTTTTTAATTGCCGGAATGGTCATCGCCGCCTTTAACAGCAAGTTGCGCATCCCGGATGCTATCTATCAATTTTGCGTATTTATGCTTTTAATGAGAATCGGCTTAAAGGGTGGCATGGCAATTCGAGATGCGAATATTGTGGAGATGTTGCTACCGGCCGTCTTTAGTGCAATCCTGGGAATCGGCATTGTTTTACTGGGCTCGATTACGTTTGCACGGCTCCCGGGAATAAAGAAAGACGATGCCTTTGCCACCTTGGGGTTATTTGGTGCGGTGAGTGGTTCCACCTTGGCGGCCGGACTGATGATGCTGGAAGGAGCAGGGGTTTTTTACGAAGCATGGGTGCCAGCACTATACCCCTTCATGGACATCCCGGCCTTGGTTACGGCAATTGTTTTGGCCAACTTATACATGAGTAAGGAAAAAGGCGGCGCTGGCGCCAAGGTTGCTATCTGGCCGATCATCAAGGATTGTCTTCAGGGAGCGGCGCTGACGGTTTTGATTATGGGGGTCGTGCTGGGATTAATCACTAAGCCGGAAAAGGTTTTCGAAGGGTTTTTTGATCCGCTTTTTAGAGGCTTTTTATCAGTGTTGATGTTGATTCTGGGCATAGAAGCCTACAAGCACTTAAAGGATTTGGCAAAAGTTGCACATTGGTACGTCGCTTATGCCTTCGTAGGTCCGATTGTACACGGCTTAATGGGGTTTGGGTTGGGCTATGTTGCCCATCTACTGGTCGGTCTCAGTCCAGGGGGCGTGATTATGTTGGCAGTTATTGCTGCTTCAAACTCTGATATCTCCGGGCCACCGACCATCAGGGCTGGGATACCTACTGCCAATCCTTCGGCTTATATCGGGACCTCAACGGGTTTGGGTACGCCGGTGGCAATCGCCGTTTGCATCCCGCTTTTTCTGGCATTGGGCCAGATGGTCTTTGGTTTTTAG
- the purK gene encoding 5-(carboxyamino)imidazole ribonucleotide synthase: MVIEALTSSPPTKIGIIGGGQLGKMMTQEAKKMGFYVTILDPSPNCPAAQVADRHIVGSFYDEEKIREIVSDSDVTTYDIEHINAGVLKELEGEGHTIHPSPDTLRTIQNRLWQKDLLKKAGLPIPRYEKVESLDCLIRAGEELGLPVVLKTCKGGYDGRGNYVIHTREQIEPAFHSFIEKNFYRNFSDKELIVEELIGFEKELAVMVARGTQGEVRCHPVAETMHKNNICHTVVAPARVGEDIHNKAREIAMKTMKALKGAGIFGIEMFLVNGEVLINEIAPRPHNSGHYTIEACVTSQFEQHIRAVTGLPLGSTELLTPAVMINILGEEGYEGPAILEGIQGALSIPGVALHFYGKAMTKPGRKMGHITVIDEDVEKAMEKANRARSFLRMMAKEV; the protein is encoded by the coding sequence ATGGTGATAGAGGCGCTAACATCAAGCCCGCCGACAAAAATAGGCATAATCGGCGGAGGGCAGCTGGGAAAGATGATGACCCAGGAAGCCAAGAAAATGGGATTCTATGTCACAATATTGGACCCGTCGCCCAATTGTCCTGCTGCCCAGGTTGCAGACAGACATATCGTTGGAAGTTTCTATGATGAGGAGAAAATAAGGGAAATTGTTTCAGATAGCGATGTCACCACCTACGATATTGAGCACATCAACGCTGGTGTTTTAAAAGAGCTGGAAGGTGAGGGGCACACAATACATCCATCACCAGACACCCTTAGAACCATCCAGAACAGGCTATGGCAAAAGGATTTGTTGAAGAAGGCAGGGCTACCAATTCCACGGTATGAGAAAGTGGAAAGTTTGGACTGCCTTATCCGGGCAGGTGAAGAGTTAGGATTGCCGGTCGTTCTAAAAACATGTAAGGGAGGGTATGATGGCCGGGGCAACTATGTGATTCACACCAGGGAGCAGATAGAACCGGCATTCCATTCATTTATAGAGAAAAATTTCTATAGAAATTTTTCAGATAAAGAGCTAATAGTAGAGGAGCTCATTGGTTTTGAAAAAGAGCTGGCGGTGATGGTGGCGAGAGGCACGCAGGGCGAGGTCAGATGTCATCCAGTAGCGGAAACCATGCACAAAAATAACATCTGCCACACAGTGGTCGCTCCTGCCAGGGTTGGAGAAGATATTCACAACAAAGCAAGAGAGATTGCAATGAAAACCATGAAGGCGCTCAAAGGCGCAGGGATTTTTGGAATAGAGATGTTTCTCGTAAATGGAGAGGTGCTGATAAACGAGATAGCACCCAGGCCTCACAACTCCGGGCATTACACGATAGAGGCGTGCGTAACTTCTCAATTTGAGCAGCATATTCGTGCGGTAACAGGGCTGCCGCTTGGTTCGACGGAACTGTTAACCCCGGCAGTTATGATAAACATTCTCGGAGAAGAAGGATATGAGGGCCCCGCCATCTTAGAGGGAATACAAGGAGCTTTATCAATTCCTGGCGTAGCATTGCATTTCTATGGAAAGGCGATGACGAAGCCTGGAAGAAAGATGGGGCACATAACGGTTATAGATGAGGATGTTGAAAAGGCAATGGAAAAAGCAAATAGGGCAAGAAGTTTTCTTAGAATGATGGCAAAGGAGGTCTGA